One region of Priestia megaterium genomic DNA includes:
- a CDS encoding conjugal transfer protein TraR, translating to MYENYLSIGQELALIKEELQDRLLRYATEQSGYIDEKERYVIEMIKADLKDVEHALAKLDVGAFGIDELTGEVMSIHKLKVMPTARTNEDLFVFW from the coding sequence ATGTATGAAAATTATCTTTCCATTGGACAGGAATTAGCTCTTATCAAAGAAGAATTACAAGATCGCCTATTGAGATATGCTACAGAACAATCTGGTTATATAGATGAAAAGGAACGTTACGTAATAGAAATGATTAAAGCCGATTTAAAAGATGTAGAACACGCGCTAGCAAAGCTTGACGTTGGTGCGTTTGGAATTGATGAACTAACTGGCGAAGTGATGTCTATTCATAAATTAAAAGTAATGCCGACGGCCCGCACAAACGAAGATTTATTTGTTTTCTGGTGA
- the pyrR gene encoding bifunctional pyr operon transcriptional regulator/uracil phosphoribosyltransferase PyrR, with amino-acid sequence MNVKATVLDEQAIRRALTRIAHEIIEKNKGIENCVLVGIKTRGIYIAKRLAERIAQIEGNTLPVGELDITLYRDDLSKVTSNDEPLVKGSDIPTDIANKNVILVDDVLYTGRTVRAALDALIDIGRPELIQLAVLVDRGHRELPIRADYVGKNVPTAKSEKIAVHLMEVDEKDHVSIYEK; translated from the coding sequence GTGAACGTAAAAGCTACCGTCCTTGACGAACAGGCTATCCGCCGCGCTTTAACTCGAATTGCACATGAGATTATTGAAAAGAATAAAGGAATCGAAAATTGTGTGCTAGTGGGGATTAAAACGCGAGGTATTTATATTGCAAAACGTTTAGCAGAACGAATTGCACAAATTGAAGGAAACACATTGCCAGTCGGAGAACTAGACATCACGCTTTACCGGGATGATTTATCGAAAGTGACAAGCAATGACGAACCTCTCGTAAAAGGATCAGATATTCCGACAGATATTGCAAATAAGAACGTCATCTTAGTAGACGATGTGTTATATACGGGCCGTACGGTTCGAGCAGCACTTGATGCACTAATTGATATCGGTCGACCGGAACTCATTCAGCTGGCTGTTTTAGTGGATAGAGGACACCGCGAGCTGCCGATTCGAGCAGACTATGTTGGTAAAAACGTACCGACAGCTAAAAGTGAAAAAATTGCGGTACATTTGATGGAAGTAGACGAAAAAGACCACGTGTCTATTTACGAAAAATAA
- a CDS encoding uracil-xanthine permease family protein, whose product MSQQRDFVLDIHDKPKAVNWLTLSLQHLFAMFGSTVLVPFLVGFSPAIALISSGVGTLAFLLITRGQIPSYLGSSFAFITPIIFAKASFGPEETMVGCFLAGLVYGIVALIIKGTGINWIMKLLPPVVVGPVIMVIGLGLANTAVGMAMNDAKGNYSLTYLMVALVTLAITVACSIFFKNIISLIPVLMGIIGGYIFAYTQGLVDFSKVMKAEWIEIPHFYVPFVTYTPSISLGIVLIMVPVAVVTLSEHIGHILVLNKIVDRNYIEKPGLHRSILGDGVATMLAALIGGPPNTTYGENIGVLAITKVLSVFVIAGAAVFAILFGFVGKINALISSIPTPVMGGISILLFGIIASSGLRMMVDAKVDLGSKRNLMIASIILVLGIGGAHLDISEHVKIDSMALSAIMGVLLNLVLPKEKIKEAENVQQTSARKIS is encoded by the coding sequence ATGAGTCAACAACGAGATTTTGTACTTGATATACATGATAAACCAAAAGCAGTAAATTGGTTAACATTGAGTCTGCAGCATTTGTTTGCAATGTTTGGATCGACGGTGTTAGTGCCGTTCCTAGTCGGATTCAGCCCGGCAATTGCTTTGATTTCAAGCGGGGTAGGAACGCTTGCTTTCCTGCTCATTACAAGAGGTCAAATTCCTTCTTACCTTGGTTCATCGTTCGCGTTCATCACGCCAATCATTTTCGCAAAAGCTTCGTTTGGACCTGAAGAAACGATGGTTGGCTGTTTCTTAGCCGGACTTGTGTATGGAATCGTTGCTTTGATTATAAAAGGAACAGGAATCAATTGGATTATGAAGCTGCTTCCTCCGGTTGTAGTAGGACCAGTTATTATGGTTATAGGCTTAGGATTAGCTAATACAGCAGTAGGCATGGCGATGAACGATGCAAAAGGAAATTACAGCTTAACTTACCTGATGGTTGCGCTTGTGACACTAGCGATAACAGTTGCTTGCTCAATCTTCTTTAAAAACATTATCAGCCTGATTCCGGTACTGATGGGAATTATCGGCGGATACATCTTCGCTTATACACAAGGATTGGTAGACTTTTCAAAGGTAATGAAAGCAGAGTGGATTGAAATACCTCACTTCTACGTGCCGTTCGTCACATACACGCCGTCCATTTCATTAGGGATTGTGCTTATCATGGTACCTGTAGCAGTCGTAACACTTTCAGAACATATTGGACACATTCTTGTTTTAAATAAGATTGTGGATCGAAACTATATTGAAAAGCCAGGGCTGCACAGATCGATTTTAGGAGACGGAGTAGCCACTATGCTTGCTGCGCTGATCGGCGGACCGCCAAACACAACATATGGTGAGAACATCGGAGTGTTAGCCATCACAAAGGTGCTTAGCGTATTTGTAATAGCAGGAGCAGCAGTCTTCGCGATTTTGTTCGGGTTTGTCGGCAAAATCAACGCTCTTATTTCAAGTATACCAACTCCGGTCATGGGTGGGATTTCAATTCTCTTATTCGGAATCATTGCTTCATCAGGCTTGCGCATGATGGTGGATGCAAAGGTAGATCTTGGATCAAAACGAAACTTAATGATTGCTTCGATTATCTTAGTGTTAGGAATCGGAGGAGCACACTTAGATATCTCAGAACATGTAAAGATTGATAGCATGGCACTGTCTGCTATCATGGGAGTTCTGCTGAATCTAGTTCTGCCGAAAGAGAAGATAAAAGAAGCGGAAAACGTTCAACAAACGTCAGCACGAAAAATTTCATAG
- a CDS encoding aspartate carbamoyltransferase catalytic subunit, translating to MKHLVTVSTLETNEILEILDSAENYRTNKQGWKPEEKMFVANLFFEASTRTRCSFEMAEQQLGLTTIPFEVTTSSVQKGETLYDTIETLASIGVQSVVIRHPQDRYYEALQEKVSIPIINAGDGCGQHPTQCLLDLLTIRQEFGSFKGLKVAIVGDLRHSRVARSNAEMLTKLGATVYFAGPEEWKDEENRHGTYLDIDEAIETVDVVMLLRIQFERHEENTSELAKNYHSRFGLTVERERKMKSHSIILHPAPVNRGVEIADELVECERSRIFKQMQNGVYIRMAVLARALQPIERGLNNDNNYQKCYMVK from the coding sequence ATGAAACATTTAGTGACAGTCTCAACACTAGAAACAAATGAAATTCTAGAGATTTTAGACAGCGCTGAAAACTATCGAACGAATAAACAAGGATGGAAACCGGAAGAGAAAATGTTTGTTGCCAACTTATTTTTTGAAGCGAGCACGCGTACTCGATGCAGCTTTGAAATGGCAGAACAGCAGCTAGGATTAACAACAATTCCGTTTGAAGTAACAACTTCAAGCGTCCAAAAAGGAGAAACGCTTTATGACACGATTGAAACATTAGCTTCAATCGGTGTTCAGTCAGTTGTTATTCGCCACCCGCAAGATCGTTATTATGAAGCACTGCAGGAAAAAGTATCGATTCCCATCATTAATGCAGGAGACGGATGCGGTCAGCATCCAACTCAGTGTCTGCTTGATCTACTGACAATTCGCCAAGAGTTCGGCTCGTTTAAAGGATTAAAAGTCGCAATAGTCGGAGATTTGCGACATAGCCGCGTAGCGAGATCGAATGCAGAAATGCTGACAAAACTAGGGGCGACCGTATATTTTGCGGGACCTGAAGAATGGAAAGATGAAGAGAACAGACACGGTACATATCTTGATATCGATGAAGCAATCGAAACGGTCGATGTTGTGATGCTACTGCGTATTCAATTTGAAAGGCATGAAGAGAACACTTCAGAGCTTGCAAAGAACTACCATAGCCGCTTCGGATTAACCGTTGAACGAGAGCGGAAAATGAAATCACATAGCATTATTCTTCATCCAGCTCCGGTGAACAGAGGAGTCGAAATTGCAGATGAGCTCGTTGAATGTGAACGCTCAAGAATTTTTAAACAAATGCAAAATGGCGTATACATTCGCATGGCAGTATTAGCAAGAGCGCTACAACCAATTGAAAGGGGACTTAATAATGACAACAATTATCAAAAATGCTACATGGTTAAATGA
- a CDS encoding carbamoyl phosphate synthase small subunit — protein MQRQLILEDGTVFIGKGFGSDKEMTGEVVFNTGMTGYQEILSDPSYCAQIVTLTYPLIGNYGINRDDFESIEPAVHGLIVKEICDAPSNFRSELSVDEFLKQKDIPGLAGIDTRKLTRKIRQHGALRGRVCSMEVNVEEVVAQLQNHELPTDSVKKVSTVKPYPSPGRGKKVVLVDFGMKHGILRELTARQCDVIVVPYNVTAQEILQLNPDGIMLSNGPGDPKDVPEAIEMIQGVLGKVPLFGICLGHQLFALACGADTEKMKFGHRGSNHPVKDLKTNKVALTSQNHGYTVCEPSLVNTPLEVTHVALNDGTVEGVKHKEYPAFTVQYHPEASPGPEDANGLFNEFMDLMKNNQKVGNC, from the coding sequence ATGCAACGTCAACTAATTTTAGAAGATGGAACAGTATTTATCGGAAAAGGATTCGGCAGCGACAAAGAAATGACAGGAGAAGTTGTTTTCAACACGGGAATGACAGGATATCAAGAAATTCTGTCTGATCCATCATACTGTGCACAAATTGTGACATTAACATATCCTTTAATCGGAAACTACGGTATTAACCGCGATGACTTTGAGTCGATTGAACCAGCTGTACACGGTTTGATTGTAAAAGAAATTTGTGATGCTCCTTCAAACTTCAGAAGCGAACTATCAGTAGATGAATTTTTAAAACAAAAAGATATTCCAGGATTAGCTGGAATCGACACGCGAAAATTAACGCGAAAAATTCGTCAGCACGGTGCGCTTCGTGGACGCGTGTGCAGCATGGAAGTCAATGTAGAAGAAGTGGTAGCACAGCTTCAAAATCATGAACTTCCGACTGATTCAGTTAAAAAAGTATCAACGGTGAAGCCTTACCCAAGCCCAGGCAGAGGTAAAAAAGTGGTACTCGTTGACTTTGGAATGAAACACGGAATTTTACGTGAATTAACAGCTCGTCAATGCGACGTGATTGTGGTTCCTTATAACGTAACTGCGCAAGAAATTCTTCAATTAAATCCAGATGGCATTATGTTAAGCAACGGACCTGGAGACCCAAAAGACGTACCTGAAGCAATCGAGATGATTCAAGGGGTTTTAGGGAAGGTTCCGCTTTTCGGAATTTGTTTAGGACATCAGCTGTTTGCCCTAGCATGCGGAGCAGATACAGAAAAAATGAAATTTGGTCATCGTGGATCCAACCATCCTGTAAAGGATCTAAAAACCAATAAAGTAGCTCTTACATCTCAAAACCACGGCTATACAGTGTGTGAGCCATCTCTTGTCAACACGCCATTAGAAGTGACGCACGTTGCGCTTAACGATGGAACAGTTGAAGGAGTAAAGCATAAAGAATATCCGGCATTTACGGTTCAGTATCACCCTGAAGCATCACCGGGACCTGAAGATGCAAACGGATTGTTCAACGAATTTATGGATCTTATGAAAAACAATCAGAAAGTAGGTAATTGCTAA
- the lspA gene encoding signal peptidase II codes for MFYYLIALAVILIDQVTKWMIVKEMYYGQSITVIENFLYITSHRNRGAAWGILQGQMWFFYLITVVVVVGLIIYIQKLKKQDKWFGIALALMLGGAIGNFIDRVVRKEVVDFVNTYIFTYDFPIFNVADSALVVGVIIMFIMTLFEGKMKKEHKE; via the coding sequence GTGTTTTATTATCTTATCGCTTTAGCTGTTATACTTATTGATCAGGTAACAAAATGGATGATTGTAAAAGAAATGTATTATGGACAAAGCATTACCGTAATTGAAAACTTTCTTTACATTACCTCTCATCGTAACAGAGGAGCCGCGTGGGGTATTCTACAAGGACAGATGTGGTTCTTTTATCTCATTACGGTGGTTGTGGTAGTCGGTTTAATAATTTATATTCAAAAGCTCAAAAAACAAGATAAATGGTTCGGTATTGCGCTAGCATTAATGTTAGGCGGCGCCATTGGAAACTTTATTGATCGAGTGGTCCGTAAAGAAGTAGTTGATTTCGTAAATACATACATCTTTACGTATGATTTTCCGATTTTTAACGTAGCTGATTCGGCACTTGTCGTCGGAGTAATCATCATGTTTATTATGACGCTGTTTGAAGGGAAAATGAAGAAGGAGCACAAAGAATGA
- the ileS gene encoding isoleucine--tRNA ligase: MEYKDTLLMPKTEFPMRGNLPNREPKMQEQWAEMNIYEKVQKRTEGRPLFVLHDGPPYANGDIHMGHALNKILKDFIVRYKSMSGFCAPYVPGWDTHGLPIETALTKNKKVNRKEMTVAEFRKLCEQYAWEQVNGQREQFKRLGVRGDWDNPYVTLQPQYEAQQIKVFGDMAKKGYIYKGLKPVYWSPSSESALAEAEIEYYDKRSASIYVAFNVKDGKGVLEQDEKFIIWTTTPWTMPANQGIAVNPELQYSVVEADGAKYVVATELIETVAKEIEWADYKTLRTVKGSELERVVAEHPIYKRDSLVVLGDHVTTDAGTGCVHTAPGHGEDDFIVGQKYGLEVLCPVDSKGHMTNEAPGFEGLFYDKANKAITDKLEEEGALLKLSFITHSYPHDWRTKKPTIFRATAQWFASIKDFREDLLKAVEKTEWVPTWGETRLYNMVRDRGDWCISRQRAWGVPIPVFYAENDEPIITDETIEHVSNLFREHGSNVWFEREAKDLLPEGFTHEGSPNGRFTKETDIMDVWFDSGSSHQAVLEEREDLQRPADLYLEGSDQYRGWFNSSLSTSVAVTGEAPYKGVLSHGFALDGEGRKMSKSLGNVVIPEKVMKQLGADILRLWVASVDYQADVRVSDNILKQVAEVYRKIRNTFRFLLGNLADFNPTTDAVAVEDLREVDRYMLVKLNKLIDKVKKSYDSYEFSSIYHAVHNFCTIDMSSFYLDFAKDVLYIEAENNVERRSIQTVLYETLLSLTKLVSPILSHTADEVWVHIPNVTEESAQLVDMPEVQEIEGADQLVEKWDAFMELRDEVLKALEQARNEKVIGKSLEAKLTLYPTADTKELLASISENVGQLFIVSDLEVAEGEAPAEAQKFSYASIVVSKAEGEKCERCWVVSPTVGEDQDHPTLCTRCADVVKNHYVQQ; this comes from the coding sequence GGAAATTTACCGAACCGCGAGCCTAAAATGCAAGAACAGTGGGCTGAAATGAATATTTATGAAAAAGTACAAAAACGTACGGAAGGCCGTCCGCTATTCGTCCTGCATGATGGACCTCCATATGCCAATGGCGATATTCACATGGGACATGCCTTAAATAAAATTTTAAAAGATTTTATCGTTCGCTATAAGTCGATGTCAGGCTTCTGCGCACCTTATGTGCCAGGCTGGGATACACACGGCTTGCCAATTGAAACGGCTTTAACAAAAAATAAAAAAGTAAACCGCAAAGAAATGACAGTAGCTGAATTCCGTAAGCTTTGCGAACAGTATGCTTGGGAACAAGTAAACGGCCAGCGTGAGCAGTTCAAGCGTTTAGGCGTACGCGGAGATTGGGATAATCCATATGTAACGCTTCAGCCACAGTACGAAGCGCAGCAAATCAAAGTATTTGGCGATATGGCGAAAAAAGGCTATATCTACAAAGGATTAAAACCTGTATACTGGTCCCCTTCAAGTGAATCTGCTTTAGCAGAAGCGGAAATTGAATACTATGACAAGCGTTCAGCTTCTATTTACGTAGCGTTTAATGTGAAAGATGGTAAAGGCGTGCTTGAACAAGATGAAAAATTCATCATTTGGACGACAACACCATGGACAATGCCAGCTAACCAAGGGATTGCTGTCAATCCCGAGCTTCAGTACAGCGTAGTTGAAGCAGATGGAGCAAAATATGTAGTAGCAACTGAACTTATTGAAACAGTTGCTAAAGAAATTGAATGGGCTGACTATAAGACACTTCGTACAGTAAAAGGTTCAGAACTTGAACGCGTGGTAGCTGAACATCCAATCTATAAGCGTGATTCTTTAGTTGTTCTTGGCGATCACGTAACGACTGATGCTGGTACTGGCTGTGTTCATACAGCACCGGGACACGGGGAAGACGACTTTATCGTTGGTCAAAAATATGGTTTGGAAGTTCTTTGTCCAGTTGATAGTAAGGGTCATATGACGAATGAAGCACCAGGATTTGAAGGATTATTCTATGATAAAGCGAATAAGGCGATTACAGACAAACTAGAAGAAGAAGGCGCGCTGTTAAAATTAAGTTTCATTACCCACTCATATCCACATGACTGGCGTACGAAGAAACCAACAATTTTCCGTGCAACAGCACAGTGGTTTGCGTCTATTAAAGATTTCCGTGAAGATTTATTAAAAGCAGTAGAAAAAACAGAATGGGTGCCTACTTGGGGTGAAACGCGACTTTATAACATGGTGCGTGACCGCGGAGACTGGTGTATTTCTCGTCAACGTGCATGGGGCGTTCCGATTCCAGTATTTTATGCTGAAAATGATGAGCCAATCATTACGGACGAGACAATTGAGCACGTATCAAATCTATTTAGAGAACATGGATCAAACGTATGGTTTGAGCGTGAAGCAAAAGACTTGCTTCCAGAAGGCTTTACTCATGAAGGAAGCCCAAATGGCCGTTTCACAAAAGAAACAGACATCATGGACGTATGGTTTGACTCTGGTTCTTCACATCAAGCTGTTCTTGAAGAGCGTGAAGACTTACAGCGTCCGGCTGATTTGTATTTAGAAGGTTCTGACCAATACCGCGGCTGGTTTAATTCAAGTCTTTCTACAAGTGTAGCTGTAACAGGTGAAGCACCTTATAAAGGCGTACTTAGCCACGGATTTGCTTTAGACGGTGAAGGTCGCAAAATGAGTAAGTCATTAGGGAATGTTGTAATTCCAGAAAAAGTAATGAAACAACTAGGTGCGGATATTTTACGTCTATGGGTAGCTTCTGTAGATTACCAAGCGGATGTTCGTGTATCTGATAACATTTTAAAACAAGTAGCAGAAGTATATCGTAAAATCCGCAACACGTTCCGTTTCTTACTAGGAAACCTAGCGGACTTTAATCCAACAACTGACGCTGTAGCCGTTGAAGACCTTCGTGAAGTAGATCGCTACATGCTTGTGAAGCTGAACAAATTAATTGATAAAGTGAAAAAATCTTATGATTCATATGAATTCTCAAGCATTTATCACGCAGTGCATAATTTCTGTACAATTGATATGAGTTCATTCTACTTAGACTTTGCAAAAGATGTATTGTACATTGAAGCAGAAAATAATGTAGAGCGTCGCAGCATTCAAACGGTTCTTTATGAAACGTTATTATCGTTAACGAAATTAGTGTCTCCAATTCTTTCTCATACAGCAGACGAAGTATGGGTTCACATTCCGAACGTAACGGAAGAAAGCGCGCAGCTAGTTGATATGCCAGAGGTTCAAGAAATTGAAGGAGCAGATCAATTGGTAGAGAAATGGGATGCGTTCATGGAGCTTCGCGATGAAGTCTTAAAAGCGCTAGAACAAGCTCGTAATGAAAAAGTAATCGGTAAGTCTTTAGAAGCAAAATTAACGCTGTATCCAACAGCAGATACGAAAGAGCTGTTAGCCTCTATTTCTGAAAATGTAGGTCAACTCTTCATCGTTTCAGATCTTGAAGTAGCAGAAGGTGAAGCGCCTGCTGAAGCACAAAAATTCAGCTATGCTTCAATTGTTGTAAGTAAAGCAGAAGGTGAGAAGTGTGAGCGCTGCTGGGTAGTATCACCAACAGTTGGCGAAGATCAAGATCACCCAACTTTATGTACACGCTGTGCGGATGTTGTGAAAAATCACTACGTTCAGCAGTAA
- a CDS encoding dihydroorotase — protein MTTIIKNATWLNEGKIEKVELKIENGVIAEIASHIDVENEEVIDAGGNFLSPGLIDVHVHLREPGGEKKETIETGTLAAAKGGFTAIAAMPNTRPVPDTVEQMEWVNKRIEETAHVRVLPYASITTRQLGKELTDFEGLKEAGAFAFTDDGVGVQSTGMMLEAMKKAASLNKAIVAHCEDNDLINKGCVHDGKFAKEHGLNGIPSICEAVQIARDVLLAEAANCHYHVCHVSTKESIRAIRDAKKAGIRVTAEVTPHHLLLNEEDIPGLDSNFKMNPPLRGKDDQQALIEALLDGTLDFIATDHAPHTADEKAEGMELAPFGIVGLETAFPLLYTNLVLKEVMTLEQLVSYLTNKPAETFNLPYGTIEVGKTADLTIIDLETEKAINPEEFVSKGKNTPFANWVCKGWPVMTLVEGKRVWEDVKACNVN, from the coding sequence ATGACAACAATTATCAAAAATGCTACATGGTTAAATGAAGGAAAAATTGAAAAAGTCGAACTGAAAATTGAAAATGGTGTAATTGCTGAAATAGCTTCACACATTGACGTAGAGAATGAAGAAGTCATTGATGCAGGCGGGAACTTCTTATCACCGGGTTTAATCGATGTCCACGTTCACTTGCGTGAGCCAGGGGGAGAAAAGAAAGAAACAATTGAAACAGGTACTCTAGCAGCTGCAAAGGGCGGTTTTACAGCAATTGCTGCAATGCCGAACACGCGTCCAGTGCCTGATACTGTTGAACAAATGGAGTGGGTAAACAAGCGCATTGAAGAAACAGCACATGTGCGCGTATTACCGTACGCATCGATTACTACTCGTCAATTGGGAAAAGAATTAACGGACTTTGAAGGCTTAAAAGAAGCGGGAGCATTTGCTTTTACAGATGATGGAGTAGGGGTTCAGTCAACAGGAATGATGCTAGAAGCGATGAAAAAAGCCGCTTCATTAAACAAAGCAATCGTTGCACACTGTGAAGATAATGATTTAATTAACAAAGGCTGCGTACACGACGGGAAATTTGCAAAAGAACATGGACTAAACGGTATCCCATCTATCTGCGAAGCCGTTCAAATTGCACGAGATGTCCTGCTTGCTGAAGCAGCAAACTGTCACTACCATGTGTGTCACGTAAGTACAAAAGAATCCATTCGCGCCATTCGTGATGCGAAAAAAGCAGGCATTCGCGTAACTGCAGAAGTAACGCCTCATCATCTGTTACTAAATGAAGAAGATATCCCGGGACTTGATTCGAATTTCAAAATGAATCCGCCGCTTCGAGGAAAAGATGATCAACAGGCATTAATTGAAGCTTTATTAGACGGAACGCTTGATTTTATCGCCACTGATCACGCACCGCACACAGCGGACGAAAAAGCAGAAGGCATGGAGCTTGCGCCGTTTGGAATTGTGGGACTTGAAACAGCTTTCCCGCTTCTTTATACAAACTTGGTATTAAAAGAAGTAATGACGCTAGAGCAGCTAGTATCGTATTTAACAAACAAGCCGGCTGAAACATTCAATCTTCCTTATGGCACGATTGAAGTGGGAAAAACAGCGGATTTAACCATCATTGATCTTGAAACAGAAAAAGCAATTAATCCAGAAGAATTTGTATCCAAAGGTAAAAACACGCCGTTTGCTAACTGGGTATGCAAAGGTTGGCCGGTAATGACATTAGTAGAAGGTAAACGAGTATGGGAGGATGTTAAAGCATGCAACGTCAACTAA
- a CDS encoding RluA family pseudouridine synthase yields MNVIETVINEEQAGERIDKVLSTVNAEWSRSQVQQWIKEGHAKVNDKTVKGNYKCKTGDAIIIEVPELEELDVVAEEMDLDIYYEDQDVLVVNKPRGMVVHPAPGHHSGTLVNGLMAHCKDLSGINGVMRPGIVHRIDKDTSGLLMVAKNDLAHESLVSQLVAKTVTRRYKAIVHGVIAHDHGTIDAPIGRDKQDRQSMTVTDENSRDAVTHFTVLQRFKDFSLVECKLETGRTHQIRVHMKYIGFPLAGDPKYGPKKTLPIDGQALHAGVLGFIHPRTNEYMEFEAPAPKEFNEMLELIEKRS; encoded by the coding sequence ATGAATGTAATTGAAACAGTTATAAATGAAGAACAAGCGGGAGAACGTATTGATAAAGTACTTTCGACTGTAAATGCAGAATGGTCACGTTCACAAGTGCAGCAGTGGATCAAAGAAGGTCATGCAAAAGTGAATGATAAAACCGTTAAAGGAAACTATAAATGTAAAACAGGAGACGCTATTATTATTGAAGTGCCGGAACTAGAGGAGCTTGATGTGGTAGCGGAAGAAATGGATTTAGATATTTATTATGAAGATCAAGATGTGCTTGTTGTAAATAAACCTCGCGGCATGGTTGTACATCCAGCTCCAGGTCATCATAGCGGCACGCTTGTAAACGGCTTAATGGCTCACTGTAAAGATTTATCCGGTATTAACGGCGTTATGCGCCCTGGTATCGTTCATCGAATTGATAAAGATACGTCCGGTTTACTTATGGTTGCAAAAAATGATTTAGCTCATGAATCACTAGTTAGTCAGCTTGTAGCTAAAACAGTGACGCGTCGCTATAAAGCTATCGTTCACGGAGTAATTGCGCACGATCACGGTACAATTGATGCGCCAATCGGCCGAGATAAGCAAGATCGTCAAAGCATGACGGTCACTGATGAAAACAGTCGTGATGCAGTGACGCACTTTACTGTATTACAGCGTTTTAAAGATTTTTCACTTGTCGAATGTAAGCTAGAAACGGGGCGAACACACCAAATTCGCGTTCACATGAAGTATATTGGCTTTCCGCTTGCCGGGGATCCGAAGTACGGACCGAAAAAAACGCTTCCGATTGACGGACAAGCACTTCATGCAGGTGTATTAGGCTTTATTCACCCTCGTACAAATGAATATATGGAATTTGAAGCACCGGCTCCAAAAGAGTTTAATGAGATGCTAGAGCTTATTGAAAAAAGAAGTTGA